CCTCCTCGATTGGAGGACTCTGCTGTGCAAACAGTGAGCTATGTCAGCAAGCGACCCTTTGACAATGTTCACACAGACAGAAGACCGAGCCTTGTTAGACTTTGTCCAAAGAATTCCATAAACTGAATTGAAATTAATCCAGTTTTTAATGTTTAACAAATGGTGTGTAAAAGAAGCATATATTGTCTCGCCAATTATTGAAATGGACATTCCAGGTCATAACTATTGAAATCAATATTTCAAGGATCGACAAGCAGTTGAAGCAGAAGCTCAACAGAGTATTGAAATCATGCAATTGTGTAACAAAATCAAACACTAGGGAAAGCAAGAACACTTAAAAGTTACTGTGGTGGCTTCCATAAAAAGTGAAATTAACATTCAGTGTTTTCCAAAATCACAAGAAAAATGTGCAAACGTTGAGCTATATCAGCAAGCGACCCCTTGACAATTTTCATATAGAAGACCAGGCCTTGTTAGACTTTGTCCAAAGAATTCTATGAAATGTAACCTGCAGATAAACTAGTTGATCAACTAAACCCAAAATACCAACACAAACAAGTGCCATGAAATGTAACCTGCAGAGAAATTTGGCGATAAGGCCAACACAGTATTCTAGAATCAGCAACAAATTTTCTTGTAAGCTAAACAATTCAATGTTTACAGCAATGCTTGGTGAAGGACCAACATGCTAAGTACTAAGCTACTGATCCTTGGGGTCCAGTGGCACCAATATAGGCCGAGGAGGCCAAGGCATCTCCAGGTTCACAACTTCTCCTTCTTCATACTCATCTGGTAATTGAAAAATGCCCCTAACAATGGAGGCACCATTTCAAATATGCACTCAATACTATTCAGGGCACTTTCCAAATATGCCCTAAATTCAATATTGATGCACTATGAAATATGCCCACAAAACAAATGGAAGCAAATTGGAACTGCACCATAAAAACCAATTGGATGCACTTTGAAATTTGCCCTTAAACAAATAGGTGCACTTCAGTAACCTGCCCCCAAAATATCACATATAGCAGTATTCAAATAATGTGCCCCAGCATTGCATTATCATCCACAATTGTATTTTAAGCAGTTATAAACTACCAGAGTTCCATCCCAAACAGATTCAGCACTTCACTCTTCCCATCATTCAGATTAGGAACTACAAAATCAAAAGACTGCTACCAGCAGAAACAACCCAGATCAActaaaatatcaaaatattCCACTGCCACTCTCAATGACATTGCTGCACTTGTGCATTCTGCATTGAGGCATGAGCTTGTGAGTCCTTTTTTGAACTTGATTTGCTCGTAGTCGGATTCGAAATTCTCCTTTTCTTGGCTGGCATTTCTTGTCCAGTTTGTGAATCTTCATTGTTACTACTTAGTTTGCGAATTAACCTACAGCACATCAACACAATCAAAACCAATCTTAGTAATACAAATGTTTTTGCATTTAACCGAGACAAATTATACTGAAAAATATGTCTTTGTTATCCAACAGagaaaacatgtttttctattttttataTCTGAAAACTGAGaactgaaaacaaaatcaGAACTGAAATGCTCAATGTATTATTTAAGGCAATTCAGGCCAGCCATTCAATTCCCTGAAAATCAAAATGCGGTGGCCGGTAGTTCAACTGACCAAGATGAGATCTACTCCTGCGTTCTGTACAACCATATAATAGCGAGCAACATCAATATTACTAGCAAGAGGCATGACATGGGCTAATTAACTTAATGCGTAGTACTATCTGTGAGCATTTTAAATATGTATCTGTGATATATGACAGTGGAATGGAAGTTGTTGCAGGAAGCAGATCAGATCAGTACAATATATAAAACCTTGATAGCATCCAATCTACCTTTGGAAGTTTTTGATGCTGCCGATGCCATGCATGCTAGAACTACAGAAACTACCGGAGAATCCAGTACTAACAGGTCAAAAGTAAACACTAAATAAAAGGTCAAAAGTGCAGCAAGCAAGTGGAGTTATTAATCTAACAGATGTATAGCAGTAAACGAATTGTTTGCGCGCAGCATTGCATTTAATTAAGGTGATACAGCTGAAAGAAGACCAAAGCCAGTCCAAGACCACTTTAGCCAGTGTTTGTTATAAAATACCCCTAGTCATGGTGATTACACTGACTAAAATAGAGAACATTGGcgaaaaatttcagaaaaaaatatgGTGGTTGCTGGATGTCACTTACAACTGCAAGAAGATCATCTCTGAGTTGAGAGGCAAGCTCCTTCTTAATAAAAGTGCAGACAGCACGAACAGCATAGGGGTATGCATCTGGCATCATGTACGAAACAGAATCAGAGAAAAGGCAAAGAACGTCTACTGATCCTTAGGGTCCAGTGGCAACCAATATAGGCCGAGGAGGCCAAGGCATCTTCAGGTTCACAACTTGTCCTTCGTCATACTCATCTGGTAATTGGAATGGAAGGCTGAAGTCCCCAGTCTCAATGTTCAAAGCGATCAAGTGAGGGTTCAAAATCAAACTGTTTTCTTCTGCTACAGACGATAGTGCGAGATCTTCGACAAAGTAGCTCTTGTACTGCTCGCATTCCCAGTTTTTAGGGGTTTTCACGAACCTATAAACCCACACTGTAAGAACGCCATCTTCACGGACAAGAAGTGCAAGGCTCCCATCCCTGATCTTGGCAAGAAGATGCGCTGGTACTTTATCAACCCTTGTCTCAAAAGGAAGTGCAAGCCTTGACAGGGCATGCTCGCCATCTAGACTGATAGATAGGATGCAATCATTAAAAGATAAGAGATGCCAATGTTCCTCTGCAAGAATTGAAGGACTGCGGATCTGCAATCTAGACTGGGGGAGACGGAACCTGACGGGCTGCGAATGCCCCATCCACCTTGCAGGACCGGGACAGAGGTGTGAGCTGCATATCCAAGCACAATCTGTTCCCAGCACAGAGGATGTGCGTCTGGCAAACAAAGCCATTACCAACCGATCGCCTGTTTTCGTTTGTACTAGTCCGGCAGCCAAAAATGTGTGCAGCACAGGAGGTTCTATGGTTGGAAGATGTATCTGATCACCATTCATTGGGTTAGCGATGATCATGTCTCCAATTGTTTCATCATACAGCAGGACTTGTCCAAATCTTGTATCCAGAACACGGAACCTTCCTCTGTCCAGAATCGCATCAAGTGCGACAACAACATGCTCCATGGGGGCGGTGGCTGCTATTTCCACTGTTTCACAATTAACTGCTGCAACAAGTGTCCGGACTGAGTTCTGTCTTTCATGGCAGTAAGCTCTTGCGAAACCAATGGCTGCAAGCTTCCGGTAAAACCACTTGCAGGTAAATGCCAGGTGCATTATATCAGACATTGTTGGAAGCCTCAGCACTATGGAGTAAAGTACTTCATCAGGTAAATATTTATCCATTTTGTCCAGAATGCTCAAACCCTACAGAAACATCGCCAATCGATATAAAATTCATACATGTGCGCAATCCATTTTGTCCGGAATGCTCAAACCCTACAGAAATATCGCCAATCGATATAAAATTCGTACATGTGCGCAAATTCAACTAGTGCTTACCTCTGGCCCTTCTGCGGAGGAAGCGACTGCTAATCTAGGAAGCGGTACAGGCCACGCCATCGATTCAGCACGCCACTCCGGGTACAGTAGGTGAAGGTGCACTGAAACCACCAAAATAGGAATTGGAAGCACATTAATATCAGAAACAAGAACAGCcatacacatatatatgctGAAAAGCTTAGTACAAAAATTACTTGTGCCAGCAATTTGGGGCGTAAGGTGTTGGTTTATGCCCTAACCTGCGGTGTTGGGACTAAGAAGTACTACATCGACACGATCATTGCTTGTAGGAAGGTCCACGAGGAGTGGTGTGAGCTGTCCATACTGGCCTCCCCTAACACATATTGCTGCATGTAGAACATCATTATCCTGTTGCAAGATCATTTGCATTGTAATTACTAGACTGTTTGAGTTCAGTCTGATGTTAGACCAAGCCATTTCATTGATGACGCCATCTAGATCAGCTTTGACGTAACGTATAATCTTGGACCCTTCACCCTTCCACTGCACCTTGGTGTGCTTCTGGAGTTGCATAAGCTGTAATCATAGTGCACCATCAGTAGAAATCGCCTCCTGAGAACTAATCAACCAGTTTGAATCATTCTGGGGCAACGGAACTAAGGTCTAAGAAGCTTACCGAATCAATCCTATCTGCGGTGTGGACAAGCGAGGGTACGACCTCCACGCCCCAATGGAGCATGGTGCTCCCGTCGTTTTCCCCAACAACCACATCGGCGTAGCGGTAACTGATGGTGGCGCGGAGGAACCCGCCCAGTCGACTTCCGACGAGGAGGTCGCCACCCGTCTGAAGCAACTGCCACGGCATCTCAGGTGGAGCGACCTCATCCACCCGGTCGCCTGGATCACGCGCGGCCTCTGGTACTTGTCGGCGACGACGTACCGTCCGTAggcgccgcggaggaggaAAGCCCGCTCGCCATACGGGTCCGTCAGATGCTCAAGTGCCCACACGGTGTGTGGCGCTTCGCGCAAGCCCGATAGCTTGATGCCTCTCCcgtcctcgtcggcggcgaggtacACAGTGCGGCCCCGGTGACCGCTGCAGCGCCAGTGCAGCCGCACGAAGCGCGCACCCTGGGGCACCACTGCCTGCATCTCCACGATGACGACGGACGGAAGTCTGTTGCAATGTTGCTTGGGGCTTGGGGTTCTTCTCTCAATTCGGTTGGGGGAAGCAgtgaaggggaggaggaaatGCCCAAGAGAAATTCGGTTGGGGGAAGccgggaaggggaggaggaatccccaagagagagagagagaggcgggCGATTTGGAAGCGGGAGGGAGCCAGCCAGCGCCGAGCCAGGGAGGCAAAAATCTTCTCGAAGTGCGATTTGTGGGTCCCCACAACCTGgcattccggcggcctggggCGGTGGGGCCAGCTAAGCCAGCCGCCGCTAAGCCTTGGCACCACCACGGGCCCTTCCGTGGCGTAGGAGGGGCGGCCCATGGTGGCGTCGCTGGGAGCGACCAAGGGGGGCTTTGATCACTCATGGCTGAAGAAGCAATTAGACTGGTGGAAGCCAACGCCGCCATAAAAGCTTGGTGCGAGTTTGCAGCGAGAAGGGGGAAGTACCAGTTTTTGGAGCAAGAAGGGGGAAGCTTGGTGCGAGTTTTGGGACTATGGAGAAGCAGGAGGactgaaggaggaggagagaattGACGTGTACcactagtttttcttttttctttttttttcttgtttagaGAAGATTAGTCATTTTTTAGGACAACGAATTATACCTTTTTGAGAACAACAATATGATTTT
The Brachypodium distachyon strain Bd21 chromosome 2, Brachypodium_distachyon_v3.0, whole genome shotgun sequence genome window above contains:
- the LOC104582606 gene encoding uncharacterized protein LOC104582606, whose translation is MPWQLLQTGGDLLVGSRLGGFLRATISYRYADVVVGENDGSTMLHWGVEVVPSLVHTADRIDSLMQLQKHTKVQWKGEGSKIIRYVKADLDGVINEMAWSNIRLNSNSLVITMQMILQQDNDVLHAAICVRGGQYGQLTPLLVDLPTSNDRVDVVLLSPNTAVHLHLLYPEWRAESMAWPVPLPRLAVASSAEGPEGLSILDKMDKYLPDEVLYSIVLRLPTMSDIMHLAFTCKWFYRKLAAIGFARAYCHERQNSVRTLVAAVNCETVEIAATAPMEHVVVALDAILDRGRFRVLDTRFGQVLLYDETIGDMIIANPMNGDQIHLPTIEPPVLHTFLAAGLVQTKTGDRLVMALFARRTSSVLGTDCAWICSSHLCPGPARWMGHSQPVRFRLPQSRLQIRSPSILAEEHWHLLSFNDCILSISLDGEHALSRLALPFETRVDKVPAHLLAKIRDGSLALLVREDGVLTVWVYRFVKTPKNWECEQYKSYFVEDLALSSVAEENSLILNPHLIALNIETGDFSLPFQLPDEYDEGQVVNLKMPWPPRPILVATGP